Proteins co-encoded in one Rhodococcus sp. PAMC28707 genomic window:
- a CDS encoding YbaB/EbfC family nucleoid-associated protein, with protein sequence MTREELGAKVRRLQQAVAEVHGKTQLDGVNVRTDANGRLTELSIAHDAWSRGPEALADLIARAYRQAADDVRQRSTAIMAELRDDPIVARIADATIGNSPAADTHADQRPAPVTRGSLSGELCQPDLASLEYQSLTGHSSGHRMIDERDDVDGYFGRKSWLE encoded by the coding sequence GTGACCCGCGAAGAACTTGGTGCCAAAGTTCGACGACTTCAACAGGCGGTTGCCGAAGTCCATGGAAAAACGCAACTCGACGGTGTCAACGTTCGGACAGACGCCAACGGTCGACTCACCGAACTCTCAATCGCTCACGACGCGTGGTCACGCGGGCCCGAAGCGCTGGCCGACCTGATTGCGCGCGCCTACCGACAGGCCGCCGACGATGTCCGTCAACGCTCGACAGCGATCATGGCTGAACTTCGCGACGACCCGATCGTTGCTCGTATCGCAGACGCGACCATCGGCAACAGTCCAGCGGCCGACACCCACGCTGATCAAAGACCCGCGCCTGTGACACGGGGATCGCTATCTGGCGAGTTGTGTCAGCCTGACTTGGCCAGCCTGGAATATCAAAGTTTGACAGGGCACTCTTCCGGCCACCGCATGATTGATGAGCGGGACGATGTTGACGGGTACTTCGGGCGTAAGTCGTGGTTGGAATAG
- a CDS encoding IS1380 family transposase, translating to MRSSHTFHPDSAKFDDDHLVSCAGLLPIMALADQTGLTKLLADKVSITAPKITSGTANLAPKLTTLIAAMCAGADSIDDIDLLRSGGTKHLFDSVYAPSTVGTLLREFTFGHNRQLESVLREHLVALAHRTEILPGIADRAFVDIDSLLRPVYGHAKQGASYGHSKIAGKQILRKGLSPLATIISTADSAPVITGMRLRAGKAGSGTGAARMVAHAIATARMAGATGKIMVRGDSAYGNSRVVRACVNASVEFSFVLIKNRLVQRAIDSITDDAWTAVRYPGAVRDPDTGGWISDAEVAETAFTAFSSTAHPVTARLIVRRVKDARYRDALFPVWRYHPFFTNSTLPTTTADVVHRAHAIIETVFSDLIDGPLAHMPSGSFGANSAWVQCAAIAHNLLRAAGTVAGGRHAKARGMTLRRKIVNIPARFVRPQRAPTLHLPRKWPWLDAWLQLWRNIIGFSPPSTA from the coding sequence GTGCGATCATCCCACACCTTCCACCCTGATTCCGCGAAGTTCGACGACGATCACCTCGTGTCCTGCGCGGGACTGCTGCCGATCATGGCCCTTGCCGACCAGACCGGATTGACCAAACTGCTGGCGGACAAGGTGTCGATCACCGCCCCGAAGATCACATCGGGTACCGCAAATCTGGCACCGAAGTTGACGACGTTGATCGCGGCGATGTGCGCGGGTGCTGACAGTATCGACGACATCGACCTCCTCCGGTCCGGCGGTACGAAACACCTCTTCGACTCCGTCTACGCACCCTCTACCGTCGGAACATTGTTGCGCGAGTTCACGTTCGGCCACAATCGGCAACTCGAATCGGTCCTGCGCGAACACCTCGTTGCTCTCGCTCACCGCACCGAGATCCTGCCCGGCATCGCGGACCGCGCATTCGTCGACATCGACTCGCTCCTGCGCCCGGTCTACGGTCACGCCAAACAAGGTGCCTCCTACGGTCACTCCAAAATCGCGGGCAAGCAGATCCTCCGCAAAGGACTTTCACCGCTCGCGACGATCATCAGTACCGCCGACTCGGCTCCGGTGATCACCGGCATGCGGCTGCGAGCAGGCAAAGCAGGGTCCGGTACCGGAGCCGCTCGGATGGTCGCCCACGCCATCGCCACCGCCCGGATGGCCGGCGCGACGGGAAAGATCATGGTCCGCGGCGACTCCGCCTACGGCAACAGCCGTGTCGTACGTGCCTGCGTCAACGCCTCCGTCGAGTTCTCGTTCGTCCTGATCAAGAACCGCCTCGTCCAACGAGCCATCGATTCCATCACCGACGATGCGTGGACGGCCGTGCGATATCCGGGCGCGGTCCGCGACCCCGATACCGGTGGCTGGATCTCCGACGCAGAGGTCGCTGAAACAGCTTTCACCGCTTTCTCTTCCACCGCTCATCCTGTCACCGCACGGTTGATCGTCCGGCGGGTCAAAGACGCCCGCTACCGCGATGCACTGTTCCCGGTGTGGCGGTATCACCCGTTTTTCACCAACAGCACCCTGCCGACGACGACCGCCGATGTCGTTCACCGGGCACACGCGATCATCGAAACCGTGTTCTCGGATCTGATCGACGGACCGCTCGCGCACATGCCCTCGGGATCGTTCGGCGCGAACTCCGCGTGGGTGCAGTGCGCAGCGATCGCGCACAACCTACTGCGCGCTGCCGGAACCGTGGCAGGCGGGCGGCACGCGAAGGCCCGCGGAATGACGCTACGGCGGAAGATCGTCAACATTCCCGCGCGTTTCGTGCGGCCGCAGCGCGCACCCACGCTGCACCTGCCGCGAAAGTGGCCATGGCTCGACGCATGGCTTCAACTATGGCGCAACATCATTGGGTTCAGTCCACCTTCGACTGCCTGA
- a CDS encoding IS30 family transposase yields the protein MSREINRNGGRGSYRAAAAQDRAGVQAKRPKLCLLKRNPVLRDKVVSMLDDEWSPEQIVGHLRLRHANETELTISHETIYRSIYTTRWGVIPQKLCKKLRTRRPIRKNKRHIVKGQWRSQIVDARPIEDRPADAQNRSVSGHLEGDLVIGSRNSQVATLVDRKYRYLTIVQTPTRHTTSVVPALVREYARMNPVMCRSLTWDRGMELAGHKLLTAATGIEMFFAAPRSPWQ from the coding sequence GTGAGCCGTGAAATCAACAGAAATGGCGGGCGTGGCAGCTATCGTGCCGCCGCTGCGCAGGACCGTGCTGGCGTGCAGGCGAAGCGACCCAAACTGTGCTTGCTGAAACGGAATCCGGTACTGCGCGACAAGGTCGTGTCGATGCTCGACGACGAGTGGTCGCCAGAGCAGATCGTCGGGCATCTGAGACTGCGCCATGCGAATGAAACTGAGCTGACGATCAGTCACGAGACGATCTATCGCTCGATCTACACCACACGCTGGGGCGTCATTCCGCAGAAGCTGTGCAAGAAACTTCGGACCCGTCGACCGATCCGAAAGAACAAGCGGCACATTGTCAAAGGGCAGTGGCGCTCCCAAATCGTCGATGCACGACCCATCGAGGACCGGCCCGCCGATGCGCAGAACCGCAGCGTCAGCGGCCACTTGGAAGGCGACTTGGTCATTGGTTCGAGAAACAGTCAGGTAGCGACCCTGGTCGATCGCAAGTACCGCTATCTGACCATTGTGCAGACACCAACCCGGCACACGACGTCAGTTGTCCCTGCGCTGGTCAGGGAGTATGCACGGATGAATCCGGTGATGTGCCGGAGTTTGACCTGGGACCGAGGGATGGAACTTGCCGGCCACAAGCTGCTTACCGCCGCGACAGGCATCGAGATGTTCTTCGCTGCACCGCGCAGTCCCTGGCAGTGA